From Salinibacterium sp. ZJ450, one genomic window encodes:
- a CDS encoding LLM class F420-dependent oxidoreductase, translated as MRLGYSVGYWQQGPPAGALEAILEAERLGFESVWTAEAYGSDAFSPLAWWGSRTSRVKLGTAIAQLSARTPAATAMAALTLDHLSGGRMVLGLGASGPQVVEGWYGQPYPKPLARTREYFAIVRDILARNGAVTAAGPHYPLPYQGTDAAGLGKPLQSTVHPLRANLPIYLAAEGPKNVALAAEIADGWLPFLISPRANAEYAGYLAEGFERRSPALSATSEFEVAVQIPVVPHADVETAADAVRPMIALYVGGMGAKGANFHRNVLDRLGYSEQCDRIQELFLAGKKAEAVAAVPTRLIEEIALIGPPEKIRDDLAAWEESVVTTMLVQGDAAALRLIAELLG; from the coding sequence GTGCGGCTCGGATACAGCGTCGGCTACTGGCAGCAGGGACCCCCGGCCGGCGCGCTGGAGGCCATTCTCGAGGCGGAGCGGCTCGGCTTCGAGTCGGTCTGGACCGCGGAGGCGTACGGCTCCGACGCGTTCAGCCCGCTCGCCTGGTGGGGGTCGCGCACCTCACGGGTGAAGCTCGGCACCGCCATCGCGCAACTGTCGGCGCGCACTCCGGCCGCCACCGCGATGGCCGCACTGACGCTTGACCACCTGTCCGGTGGTCGGATGGTGCTCGGACTCGGGGCATCCGGGCCGCAGGTGGTCGAGGGCTGGTACGGCCAGCCGTACCCCAAGCCGCTGGCCCGCACCCGCGAGTACTTCGCCATCGTCCGCGACATCCTCGCCCGCAATGGTGCGGTGACCGCCGCCGGACCGCACTACCCGCTGCCATATCAGGGGACGGATGCCGCGGGCCTAGGTAAACCGCTGCAGTCCACCGTGCACCCGCTGCGCGCGAACCTGCCGATCTACCTGGCGGCGGAGGGCCCGAAGAACGTGGCCCTGGCGGCGGAGATCGCCGACGGCTGGCTGCCGTTCCTCATCTCGCCGCGTGCCAACGCCGAGTACGCCGGGTACCTCGCCGAGGGCTTCGAGCGGCGATCACCGGCACTGTCCGCGACATCCGAATTCGAAGTGGCGGTGCAGATCCCGGTCGTGCCGCATGCCGATGTGGAGACGGCGGCGGATGCGGTGCGGCCGATGATCGCGCTGTACGTGGGCGGGATGGGGGCCAAGGGGGCGAACTTCCACCGCAACGTGCTCGATCGGCTGGGCTACTCCGAGCAGTGCGACCGCATCCAGGAGCTGTTCCTGGCCGGCAAGAAGGCCGAGGCGGTGGCCGCGGTGCCGACGCGGCTGATTGAGGAGATCGCGCTGATCGGGCCGCCCGAGAAGATCCGCGACGACCTCGCCGCGTGGGAGGAGTCGGTGGTCACCACCATGCTGGTGCAGGGCGATGCCGCAGCGCTGCGGCTGATCGCGGAGCTGCTCGGCTAG
- a CDS encoding Fur family transcriptional regulator, producing MKRNTWQREAVREALETSEGFVSAQALHSRMRESDSPIGLATVYRALASLASEGEADSLQQDGESLYRACTTGHHHHLICRNCGLTIEIEADAVEAWARTVAAEHGFTQPSHVVDVFGLCEACSRAQD from the coding sequence ATGAAACGCAACACCTGGCAGCGCGAGGCCGTGCGCGAGGCGCTGGAAACCTCGGAGGGTTTCGTCAGCGCGCAGGCCCTGCACTCGCGGATGCGTGAATCCGACTCCCCGATCGGGCTGGCCACCGTGTACCGGGCGCTGGCCTCGCTCGCCAGCGAGGGTGAGGCCGACTCGCTGCAGCAGGACGGCGAGAGCCTGTACCGCGCCTGCACCACCGGCCACCACCATCACCTGATTTGCCGCAACTGCGGCCTGACCATCGAAATCGAAGCGGATGCCGTGGAAGCCTGGGCCCGCACGGTCGCCGCCGAGCACGGCTTCACCCAGCCGAGTCACGTGGTCGACGTGTTCGGCCTGTGCGAGGCGTGCTCACGCGCGCAGGACTGA
- a CDS encoding IS30 family transposase yields the protein MKPKFGPAERERFFELMAAGSSMNAASAAVGASRGAVRRWWAQSGPMTPLRMGPHGGMAEPVPPPREKSGRSLSSEDRAVIQAGLGQRLPLSQIGALIDRDKSVVSREISRNRGPDGVYRARIADRLAGSRRARPKPFKLAVNELLCRRIAAWMDQGWSPRLIADMLRRTAGRDQTSRVSHETIYQALYVQTRGNLRADLNQQLSLKRRSRVSRSSRANPKNPYREAFTISQRPAEAADRAVPGHWEGDLIIGGGNRSAIGTLVERASRFVILLHLPGRHTAPEVADAMIEQMRHLPEHLRRSVTWDRGTELADYERIQLELNTRLYFCDPHSPWQRGSNENTNRLLRFWFEKGSDLSTHTAADLRKVQDTLNKRPRPTLDYRTPAQALAQFLQAA from the coding sequence ATGAAGCCGAAGTTCGGGCCGGCGGAGCGAGAACGGTTCTTCGAGTTGATGGCCGCAGGGTCGTCGATGAATGCCGCGAGTGCTGCGGTGGGCGCGTCGCGGGGCGCCGTGAGACGGTGGTGGGCGCAATCTGGGCCGATGACACCTTTGCGGATGGGCCCGCACGGTGGGATGGCCGAACCGGTGCCGCCGCCGCGGGAGAAGTCCGGGCGCTCTCTGAGCTCGGAGGATCGCGCCGTGATCCAGGCGGGGCTGGGTCAGCGGTTGCCCCTGTCGCAGATCGGGGCGCTGATCGACCGGGACAAGTCCGTGGTCTCCCGTGAGATCAGCCGCAACCGCGGCCCGGACGGGGTCTATCGGGCGCGGATCGCCGACCGGCTCGCGGGATCTCGGCGAGCTCGTCCGAAACCGTTCAAGCTCGCGGTGAACGAGCTGCTGTGTCGCCGGATTGCGGCCTGGATGGACCAGGGCTGGAGCCCGCGACTGATCGCGGACATGCTCCGCCGCACGGCCGGGAGGGATCAGACTAGCCGGGTGAGTCACGAGACGATCTACCAGGCGCTATATGTGCAGACGCGTGGGAATCTGCGGGCGGATCTGAACCAGCAGCTCAGCCTGAAACGGCGATCCCGGGTCTCCCGGTCGAGCCGGGCTAACCCGAAGAACCCGTATCGGGAGGCGTTCACCATCAGTCAGCGGCCGGCCGAGGCCGCCGACCGCGCCGTCCCGGGGCACTGGGAGGGCGACCTGATCATAGGTGGAGGGAACCGGTCGGCGATCGGCACCCTGGTGGAACGCGCCAGCCGGTTCGTGATCCTGCTGCACCTGCCCGGTCGACACACCGCCCCGGAGGTCGCCGACGCGATGATCGAACAGATGCGGCACCTGCCCGAGCATCTGCGCCGGTCGGTCACCTGGGACCGGGGAACCGAGCTGGCCGACTACGAACGCATCCAACTCGAGCTGAACACCCGGTTGTACTTCTGCGACCCGCACTCGCCCTGGCAGCGGGGCAGCAACGAGAACACCAACCGGCTGCTCCGGTTCTGGTTCGAGAAGGGCAGCGACCTCTCGACTCACACGGCGGCCGACCTGCGCAAGGTTCAGGACACCCTGAACAAGCGGCCCCGGCCGACCCTGGACTACCGCACCCCCGCGCAGGCCCTCGCCCAGTTCCTCCAGGCAGCCTGA
- a CDS encoding metal ABC transporter ATP-binding protein, with amino-acid sequence MSQPALLLDDLSLSYAKGVAAVSGVTVTVQPGEAVALIGPNGAGKSTILRGILGLVPVTHGTMRVLGTDAAAARAHTGYVPQSDSIDADFPVSVRQVVTMGLYRAIGPLRWPGRRHRQAVDRALDLVGLSDQAGKRFGELSGGQRQRALFARAVVARPRLMLLDEPFNGLDADSRAGLIATVNRLKADGVAFVMSTHDITLAQQAAEMVLMINHQQIACGRTDETLTLEAIARTHPLANVEADKHSVTIPGHEGH; translated from the coding sequence ATGTCGCAACCCGCGCTGCTCCTCGATGACCTGAGCCTCTCCTACGCCAAGGGCGTGGCGGCAGTCTCCGGCGTGACCGTCACGGTTCAACCGGGCGAGGCGGTCGCCCTGATCGGGCCGAACGGCGCAGGCAAGTCAACGATCCTGCGCGGCATCCTCGGGCTGGTTCCGGTGACGCACGGCACCATGCGGGTGCTGGGGACGGATGCCGCCGCGGCCAGAGCGCACACCGGTTACGTGCCGCAGAGCGACAGCATCGACGCCGATTTTCCGGTGTCGGTGCGCCAGGTGGTCACCATGGGGCTGTACCGCGCGATCGGCCCGCTGCGCTGGCCGGGGCGCCGCCACCGGCAGGCGGTAGACCGGGCGCTCGACCTGGTTGGTCTCAGCGACCAGGCGGGCAAGCGCTTCGGTGAGCTGAGCGGCGGGCAGCGCCAGCGTGCCCTGTTCGCCCGGGCGGTGGTTGCCCGGCCCAGGCTGATGCTGCTCGACGAACCGTTCAACGGCCTCGACGCCGACAGCCGCGCCGGCCTGATCGCCACCGTGAACCGGTTGAAGGCGGACGGCGTCGCCTTCGTGATGTCCACCCACGACATCACCCTCGCCCAGCAGGCCGCCGAGATGGTGCTGATGATCAATCACCAGCAGATCGCCTGCGGCCGAACCGACGAGACGCTCACCCTGGAGGCCATCGCGCGCACCCATCCGCTGGCCAACGTCGAGGCCGACAAGCACTCGGTGACCATCCCCGGTCACGAAGGCCACTGA
- a CDS encoding metal ABC transporter permease gives MGFLSLALIEAVLVGALSGLVGVLVVVRRRAFFATALTHSTFPGAVAAVVLGVAPALGAAVFSLALVGVMTALASIRRLGGQVASGLVLTSGFALGALLQALNPNLPIQIESFLVGSILTVNPADIWLTAAMLAIAVIVIAAFGKELLFSSFDGAAYRAAGYRMWLPELLSLVLIAGTVVVAMPAVGSILAIALIVGPAASARLWAPSIASMTVAAPLIGAATAVAGVLASTALGISAGGTISLIAAIVFVITLGARELGARTRLGTARRTQPARSAA, from the coding sequence ATGGGATTCCTCAGCCTGGCCCTGATCGAGGCGGTGCTGGTCGGCGCGCTGTCCGGGCTGGTCGGCGTGCTCGTCGTGGTGCGGCGGCGTGCCTTCTTCGCCACCGCGCTCACCCACTCCACCTTCCCCGGCGCCGTCGCGGCGGTCGTGCTGGGCGTCGCCCCCGCGCTCGGCGCCGCCGTGTTCAGCCTCGCGCTGGTCGGGGTGATGACCGCGCTCGCGTCCATTCGCCGGCTCGGCGGACAGGTGGCGTCCGGGCTGGTGCTGACCTCCGGGTTCGCGCTCGGCGCGCTGCTGCAGGCGCTGAACCCCAACCTGCCGATCCAGATTGAGTCGTTCCTGGTCGGGTCGATCCTCACCGTCAACCCGGCCGACATCTGGCTCACCGCCGCGATGCTGGCGATCGCCGTGATCGTGATCGCCGCCTTCGGCAAGGAGCTGCTGTTCTCCAGCTTCGACGGCGCCGCCTACCGCGCGGCGGGCTACCGGATGTGGCTGCCCGAGCTGCTCAGCCTGGTGCTCATCGCGGGCACGGTGGTGGTCGCGATGCCGGCCGTCGGCAGCATCCTCGCCATTGCGCTGATCGTCGGCCCCGCGGCATCCGCTCGGCTGTGGGCGCCGTCGATCGCCAGCATGACCGTCGCCGCCCCGCTGATCGGTGCCGCCACGGCCGTCGCCGGAGTGCTGGCGTCCACGGCGCTCGGCATCAGCGCCGGCGGTACCATCAGCTTGATCGCGGCCATCGTCTTCGTCATCACCCTCGGCGCGCGGGAACTGGGCGCGCGCACCCGCCTCGGCACCGCTCGACGCACCCAACCGGCAAGGAGCGCAGCATGA
- a CDS encoding metal ABC transporter permease → MIDLGDLLIAPFQLPFMAGALTLMLILAVVAGVLGVFVTLRGLEFLSDGLVHAVFPGVVIGFAIAGQDGLFIGGLVAAVVAAVVLTLVSQRRVPSDSAVAVVLTSMFSIGVIIVSLESDYVGQLSQLLFGHILTVTAAEIVATAIVAVIALAIVAVTAKEQLLRAFDPQAAEAMGYNRLGYDLALNVAIALIVVAASQALGVLLVLALLIVPAGIARLLTQRLWLLAPISVLAIALAGWLGLSISFAASVYGGVSLPGGATVVLTLLMLFLLALAFWGIRSLANQRGSAGACGTRPSPARVGRAVR, encoded by the coding sequence GTGATCGATCTCGGCGACCTGCTGATCGCACCGTTCCAGCTGCCGTTCATGGCCGGCGCGCTTACCCTGATGCTCATCCTGGCCGTCGTGGCCGGGGTGCTCGGGGTGTTCGTCACCCTGCGCGGCCTGGAGTTTCTCAGCGACGGTCTGGTGCACGCGGTCTTCCCCGGTGTGGTGATCGGCTTCGCGATCGCCGGACAGGACGGACTGTTCATCGGCGGGCTGGTGGCCGCGGTCGTGGCGGCCGTGGTGCTCACGCTGGTATCGCAGCGCAGGGTACCGAGCGACTCCGCGGTGGCGGTGGTACTCACCAGCATGTTCAGCATCGGCGTGATCATCGTGTCGCTCGAGTCCGACTACGTCGGACAGCTCTCCCAGCTGCTGTTCGGGCACATTCTCACCGTCACCGCGGCGGAGATCGTGGCCACCGCCATCGTCGCCGTGATCGCGCTGGCGATCGTCGCGGTGACCGCGAAGGAGCAGCTGTTGCGGGCGTTCGATCCGCAGGCGGCGGAGGCGATGGGCTACAACCGGCTCGGCTACGACCTGGCCCTGAACGTGGCCATCGCGCTGATCGTCGTCGCCGCGTCGCAGGCGCTCGGCGTGCTGCTGGTGCTCGCGCTGCTCATCGTTCCGGCCGGCATCGCCCGCCTGCTGACGCAGCGGCTGTGGCTGCTCGCGCCGATCTCGGTGCTGGCGATCGCCCTCGCCGGCTGGCTCGGGCTGTCGATCAGTTTCGCCGCGTCGGTGTACGGCGGGGTGTCGCTGCCGGGCGGCGCAACGGTGGTGCTCACGCTGCTCATGCTGTTCCTGCTGGCGCTGGCGTTCTGGGGCATCCGCTCCCTCGCCAACCAGCGCGGCTCAGCCGGCGCATGCGGCACACGGCCCTCGCCCGCACGAGTCGGACGGGCGGTGCGCTGA